One window from the genome of Paucidesulfovibrio gracilis DSM 16080 encodes:
- a CDS encoding RsbRD N-terminal domain-containing protein produces the protein MDLIQRLTQDRDRLVDRWAELILETYPPETQEVWRKQSDRFANPVGAAINDSARDLFDVFLQWDDAERVAEALDQLVRIRTVQNFKPSQALCFVYLLKKVLRETYMKELAQCDGLEELMGLETRIDTMGLIALDLYTQAREKIFQMRVNEVKRTQHNLLRRARMIVDSPATGADER, from the coding sequence ATGGACTTGATCCAACGTCTGACCCAGGACCGGGACCGACTCGTGGACCGCTGGGCCGAATTGATTCTTGAGACCTATCCACCGGAAACGCAGGAGGTCTGGCGCAAGCAGTCCGACCGCTTCGCCAATCCTGTGGGCGCCGCCATCAACGACAGCGCCCGGGATCTCTTTGACGTGTTTCTGCAGTGGGACGACGCCGAGCGCGTCGCCGAAGCCCTGGACCAGCTGGTGCGCATCCGCACCGTACAGAACTTCAAGCCGTCCCAGGCGCTTTGCTTCGTCTACCTGCTCAAGAAAGTGCTGCGCGAAACCTACATGAAGGAACTGGCCCAATGCGACGGGCTGGAAGAACTCATGGGCCTGGAAACGCGCATCGACACCATGGGGCTAATCGCTCTGGATCTCTACACCCAGGCTCGGGAAAAAATTTTCCAGATGCGGGTCAACGAGGTCAAGCGAACCCAGCACAACCTTCTGCGCCGCGCGCGCATGATCGTGGACAGTCCGGCCACTGGGGCCGACGAACGGTAA
- the sfsA gene encoding DNA/RNA nuclease SfsA, which yields MMRELIAFGSGCARAEFVARQKRFTVVCRGRGTHQGSELLAHTNNTGSMLGLLRPGSEVLLSPAANPARKLRWTWELVRHQGFWVGINTQTPNRLLRLGWEQEELPEVRGYTHFRPEARAGQSRLDGLFLCNRPDLEQGGKVRITAEDVPAEDRLWVECKNVTLTEDEVALFPDAVTERGQKHLRELMALARTGARVALFFVVQRPDARCFGPADMIDPVYADLFWQAVDAGVEVWPYEALVTERGLGLARRLPLVCRP from the coding sequence ATGATGCGGGAATTGATTGCGTTCGGTTCCGGATGCGCCAGAGCGGAATTCGTGGCCAGGCAAAAGCGGTTCACCGTGGTCTGCCGTGGCCGGGGAACCCACCAAGGCAGCGAACTGCTGGCCCACACCAACAACACGGGATCCATGCTGGGGCTGCTGCGTCCCGGGAGTGAGGTGCTGCTCTCTCCGGCCGCGAATCCGGCCCGGAAGCTGCGTTGGACCTGGGAACTTGTGCGCCACCAGGGTTTTTGGGTGGGCATCAATACCCAAACCCCCAACCGTCTGCTCCGATTGGGCTGGGAGCAGGAGGAGCTTCCCGAAGTGCGCGGGTACACGCATTTCCGGCCCGAGGCCCGGGCCGGGCAGAGCCGCTTGGACGGGCTGTTTTTGTGCAACCGGCCGGATCTGGAACAGGGCGGCAAGGTTCGTATCACGGCCGAGGACGTCCCTGCCGAGGACCGGCTGTGGGTGGAGTGCAAAAACGTCACGTTGACGGAAGACGAAGTGGCCTTGTTCCCGGACGCCGTGACCGAGCGCGGGCAAAAGCATCTGCGCGAGTTGATGGCGCTGGCGCGCACCGGCGCCAGGGTCGCCTTGTTTTTTGTGGTGCAGCGGCCCGATGCCCGGTGCTTTGGCCCGGCGGACATGATTGACCCTGTCTATGCCGATCTGTTCTGGCAGGCCGTGGACGCGGGCGTGGAGGTCTGGCCCTATGAGGCGCTCGTCACGGAACGCGGTCTGGGGTTGGCCCGCCGGTTGCCCTTGGTGTGCCGTCCCTGA
- a CDS encoding deoxyguanosinetriphosphate triphosphohydrolase family protein: MPTTSSRSESAGPFADVAARPGHPHWEQILTRREPLYRRARDPRSPFSRDFNRILHCTAYRRLKHKTQVFFAPQNDHICTRIEHVAHVMSVAETIALSLGLNRELTSAAAIGHDLGHAPFGHAGESVLKRLARERQLADFWHERNSLRFVDDLETLEDPGGTHRNLNLTYGVRDAIVCHCGEVGDTALRPRTTAPDLEEMTRPAQYDPFTWEGCAVKLSDKIAYLGRDIEDALTTGILSPAQLGLLEDMAREYGDIKAREINNTVLLQYFIQDLRTHSDPDQGLRLSTANADFMERLKSFNYEHIYRHPRLEHYKRFVDLVLETVFAELVLPLERGGMDEVRARAARQSVLFPVFLDWLVKYSRQGRDTAPQGRFANRVLYDLEKETDRHQAILDFISGMTDNYALRSFDELVRF, from the coding sequence ATGCCAACCACATCGTCCCGATCCGAATCCGCCGGTCCCTTCGCGGATGTGGCCGCCCGCCCGGGCCATCCGCACTGGGAACAAATCCTGACCCGTCGCGAGCCACTGTACCGCCGCGCACGCGATCCACGCAGCCCGTTTTCCCGCGACTTCAACCGCATCCTGCACTGCACGGCGTATCGCCGCCTGAAGCACAAGACCCAGGTGTTTTTCGCGCCGCAAAACGACCACATTTGCACCCGCATCGAACACGTGGCCCACGTCATGTCCGTGGCCGAAACCATTGCGCTCTCCCTGGGGTTGAACAGGGAGCTGACTTCGGCCGCAGCCATTGGTCACGACCTGGGACACGCGCCCTTCGGCCATGCCGGGGAATCCGTGCTCAAGCGGCTGGCCCGGGAGCGGCAGCTCGCGGACTTCTGGCATGAACGCAACTCCCTGCGCTTTGTCGATGATCTGGAAACCCTGGAGGATCCGGGCGGCACGCACCGCAATCTGAACCTGACCTACGGCGTGCGCGACGCCATTGTCTGTCATTGCGGCGAGGTGGGCGACACGGCCCTGCGCCCGCGCACCACCGCCCCGGACCTGGAAGAAATGACCCGGCCAGCCCAGTACGACCCCTTCACCTGGGAAGGATGCGCGGTCAAACTCTCCGACAAAATCGCCTACCTCGGCCGCGATATCGAAGACGCCCTGACCACGGGCATCCTCTCCCCGGCCCAGCTCGGCCTGTTGGAGGACATGGCCAGGGAATACGGGGACATCAAGGCCCGGGAAATCAACAACACCGTGCTGCTCCAGTATTTCATCCAGGATCTGCGCACCCATTCGGACCCGGACCAGGGGCTGCGCCTATCCACGGCCAACGCCGACTTTATGGAACGGCTCAAAAGCTTCAACTATGAACATATCTACCGGCACCCCCGTCTGGAACATTACAAACGGTTCGTGGATCTGGTGCTGGAAACCGTGTTTGCGGAGCTGGTTCTTCCGCTAGAACGGGGCGGCATGGACGAAGTCCGCGCCAGGGCAGCCCGGCAATCCGTGCTCTTTCCCGTATTTCTGGACTGGCTGGTCAAATACTCGCGTCAAGGACGGGACACAGCGCCCCAGGGCCGCTTTGCCAACAGAGTGCTCTACGATCTGGAAAAGGAGACCGATCGCCACCAGGCCATCTTGGATTTCATTTCCGGCATGACCGACAACTACGCCCTGCGCAGCTTTGATGAGCTGGTGCGCTTTTGA
- a CDS encoding VOC family protein, with amino-acid sequence MTTFTGINHLAMATGDMDSTIRYWRDLLGMRLVAGLGRPGYRHYFFEISKNDMIAFFEWPGVEPGPEKDHGAPVRGPHTFDHVSLGVASHEDLWELRDKLEAADFWVSEVIDHGFIHSLYSFDPNNIAVEFSVAVPEVDIRAHPVMLDSEPVDAARAGADPVPEVWPPVLEPRAEEDRVVYEGMGSELAEGVK; translated from the coding sequence ATGACAACATTCACGGGCATCAACCATCTGGCCATGGCCACGGGGGATATGGACTCCACCATCCGCTACTGGCGCGACCTCTTGGGCATGCGTCTGGTGGCCGGACTGGGTCGGCCCGGTTACCGCCACTATTTTTTCGAAATTTCGAAAAACGACATGATTGCATTTTTTGAATGGCCGGGGGTGGAGCCGGGACCGGAAAAGGATCACGGTGCGCCTGTGCGCGGACCGCATACCTTTGATCACGTTTCCCTGGGCGTGGCCTCGCACGAGGATCTTTGGGAGCTGCGCGATAAGCTGGAGGCTGCGGATTTTTGGGTCAGCGAGGTCATCGACCATGGGTTCATCCACTCGCTGTATTCGTTTGACCCAAACAATATCGCCGTGGAATTCAGCGTGGCCGTACCCGAGGTGGACATCCGGGCGCATCCGGTGATGCTTGATTCCGAGCCGGTGGACGCGGCGCGGGCCGGTGCGGATCCCGTTCCCGAGGTCTGGCCGCCGGTGCTGGAGCCGCGTGCCGAGGAGGACCGGGTGGTGTACGAGGGTATGGGATCGGAGCTGGCCGAGGGCGTCAAATAG
- a CDS encoding PAS domain-containing protein, with protein MHETLPDDQPTSKLRRLFGHTLARLRAEAGITRSALAQRAGLSRDRIFALENGLASPSLDLLEQLGLALGVDPVQFLLQDNLDELRSQGRNEGRFEDLFESTPISLWEEDLSDLFLYFDELRGQGIRDFRRYFAEHPEKLAECARRVKILNVNKATLEMLNAPSKEALFAGLGQVLGDDSDEVFLEEMAVLAEGGREFHGEITHRTLDGQPRHLVIHFQLLDNPLASGRVVVSLIDVTRQKATEQALRLSQARLDRAQEIARFGCFEQNLQTGETFWSDQTYRLMGHEPGSIVPTLQLVRTQIHPEDRPELVEKHEQAARAGESYEHVVRIKHPNGELCHLHFRASVEMDSKGRPLRIIGAIQDVSEQRRMEQMRRDVEHIMRHDLQTPLAAAATAARAFKDDDNLRPPQRFVLQEIERTTNRVLTMVRRHRDMFRMETGRYGLRPRSVDLTDVARTVRRELSTLLLEGRVDLHIRCNARPLREEDTLLLDADPFLLQTMLGNLVQNAVEASAPEEQVTLLLDTLPDGKRIQVHNHAPVPETVRETFFEKYATAGKSQGTGLGTYSARLIARTLGGDIHMETSEKRGTTLTVYLPVQAPTI; from the coding sequence ATGCACGAGACCCTGCCGGACGATCAGCCCACCTCAAAACTGAGACGGCTCTTCGGCCACACTCTGGCGCGTCTGCGCGCCGAAGCCGGAATAACCCGCAGCGCCCTGGCGCAACGGGCCGGACTTTCGCGCGACCGCATTTTTGCACTGGAAAACGGCCTGGCCTCCCCCTCCCTTGATCTGCTCGAACAATTGGGCCTCGCCCTGGGCGTGGATCCCGTCCAATTCCTTCTCCAGGACAACCTGGACGAGCTTCGCTCCCAGGGGCGCAACGAAGGCCGCTTTGAAGATCTTTTCGAAAGCACGCCCATTTCCCTTTGGGAGGAAGATCTCTCGGATCTCTTCCTCTACTTCGACGAACTGCGCGGCCAGGGAATTCGCGACTTCCGGCGGTATTTCGCGGAGCACCCGGAGAAACTGGCCGAATGCGCCCGGCGGGTCAAGATACTGAACGTGAACAAAGCCACCCTGGAAATGCTCAACGCGCCCTCCAAGGAAGCGCTCTTCGCCGGGTTGGGGCAGGTGTTGGGCGACGACTCCGACGAGGTTTTTCTTGAGGAAATGGCCGTGCTCGCCGAGGGCGGCCGGGAATTCCACGGAGAAATCACCCACCGCACCCTGGACGGCCAGCCCCGGCATCTGGTGATCCATTTTCAACTGCTGGACAATCCCCTGGCCTCGGGCCGGGTGGTGGTCTCGCTCATAGACGTGACCCGCCAAAAAGCCACGGAACAGGCGCTTCGTCTCAGCCAGGCCCGCCTGGACCGCGCCCAGGAAATCGCCAGGTTCGGCTGTTTCGAACAAAATCTGCAAACCGGCGAAACCTTCTGGTCCGACCAGACGTACCGGCTCATGGGCCATGAACCCGGCAGCATCGTCCCCACCCTGCAACTGGTGCGCACCCAAATCCACCCCGAGGACCGGCCCGAATTGGTTGAAAAGCATGAGCAGGCCGCCCGCGCCGGGGAAAGCTATGAACATGTGGTACGCATCAAGCATCCCAATGGCGAGCTTTGCCACCTGCACTTCCGCGCCTCCGTGGAGATGGATTCCAAAGGCCGGCCCCTGCGGATCATCGGGGCCATTCAGGACGTCAGCGAACAGCGGCGCATGGAGCAGATGCGCCGGGACGTGGAGCACATCATGCGCCACGATCTGCAAACACCCCTGGCGGCCGCGGCCACGGCGGCACGCGCCTTCAAGGATGACGACAATCTCCGCCCGCCCCAGCGCTTCGTGCTTCAGGAAATCGAACGTACCACCAACCGGGTGCTGACCATGGTGCGGCGGCACCGCGACATGTTCCGCATGGAGACCGGACGCTACGGCCTGCGCCCGCGAAGCGTGGATCTCACGGACGTGGCCCGGACCGTTCGCCGGGAACTATCCACCCTGCTCCTGGAAGGACGCGTGGACCTGCACATCCGCTGTAACGCCCGCCCCCTGCGGGAGGAAGATACTCTGCTCCTGGACGCGGACCCCTTCCTGCTCCAGACCATGCTCGGCAATCTTGTGCAAAACGCGGTGGAGGCCTCGGCCCCGGAAGAGCAGGTGACGCTGCTGCTGGATACCCTGCCGGACGGGAAACGCATTCAGGTCCACAACCACGCGCCTGTCCCCGAGACCGTGCGCGAGACCTTTTTCGAAAAATACGCCACCGCCGGGAAAAGCCAGGGGACGGGCCTGGGCACCTATTCGGCCCGGCTCATCGCCCGCACCCTGGGCGGGGACATTCACATGGAAACCTCCGAGAAACGCGGCACCACCCTGACGGTATATCTGCCTGTCCAGGCACCGACTATTTGA